A window of Salmo trutta chromosome 31, fSalTru1.1, whole genome shotgun sequence contains these coding sequences:
- the LOC115169204 gene encoding prostaglandin E2 receptor EP4 subtype-like has product MNNSVYGDGSNISELVQPLCVSHNQSPFPPLRLESKSLVTSATMFAFGVMGNLIAIVVLCISKKEQKETTFYTLVVGMAITDLLGTCFTSPVVIATYIAQRWPGGELLCDFFSFSMLFFGSAGMSILCAMAVERYLAINHAYLYSQYIDRTTARLALMGIYLANIVLCIMPSFGFGKHVRHFPGTWCFLDWRATDPLAASYSFLYGGFMLVLIAVTVLCNFAVCRSLVGMSQKTRIVRAKVSAQGGSRRGFLPSVTCPSAAEIQMFWLLIFMTIVFLVCSIPLVVRIFVNQLYGPSSICAGVNPDYRSDLMAIRFASFNPILDPWVYILCRKNLLVKGCERIKKTVGQVKAGRGRNLGWVGTSSHHSLPSFEHSNETSYASLRTTNYRNDSENKVTTKNKSFTDFTIRHAWDLDTAQANFHPFSVDQTTVIGFEAEIAVVSKPAMIASQLGSSEALPEMCSPAGLHSHVSKVDIVTCTFSTLSSCQSEKCL; this is encoded by the exons ATGAATAATTCCGTCTATGGCGATGGCTCGAACATTTCAGAACTAGTTCAACCGCTCTGTGTCTCCCACAACCAAAGCCCTTTCCCGCCACTGCGACTGGAATCCAAATCGCTGGTCACTTCAGCCACTATGTTCGCTTTTGGAGTCATGGGGAACCTCATAGCCATTGTTGTGTTGTGCATCTCAAAGAAAGAGCAGAAGGAGACCACTTTCTATACGCTGGTTGTTGGAATGGCTATCACGGACCTGTTGGGCACCTGTTTCACCAGCCCGGTGGTTATCGCCACCTACATAGCCCAGAGGTGGCCCGGTGGAGAGCTACTGTGTGACTTTTTCTCGTTCTCTATGCTCTTTTTCGGCTCGGCTGGAATGTCCATTCTGTGCGCCATGGCAGTTGAACGATACCTGGCCATAAACCACGCTTATCTTTACTCCCAATACATTGACCGGACGACGGCGCGTTTGGCCCTCATGGGCATCTACCTGGCTAACATTGTGCTGTGCATCATGCCCAGCTTTGGTTTCGGGAAGCATGTGCGCCACTTCCCGGGCACTTGGTGTTTTTTGGACTGGAGGGCGACGGACCCCCTCGCTGCCTCGTACTCGTTTTTGTATGGCGGGTTCATGTTGGTGTTGATTGCGGTGACAGTTCTGTGCAACTTCGCAGTGTGTCGGTCACTTGTGGGGATGAGCCAGAAGACGCGGATAGTGAGAGCGAAGGTGTCCGCGCAAGGAGGCTCGCGGCGCGGGTTCCTGCCCTCCGTCACCTGCCCGTCAGCGGCTGAGATCCAAATGTTCTGGCTGCTGATATTTATGACCATCGTTTTCCTGGTGTGTTCCATTCCTTTAGTG GTGCGCATCTTTGTAAACCAGCTGTATGGTCCTTCCAGCATCTGTGCCGGAGTGAATCCAGATTACCGCAGTGATCTTATGGCCATTCGCTTCGCCTCGTTCAACCCCATTCTGGACCCCTGGGTATACATCCTCTGTAGGAAGAACCTGTTGGTCAAGGGCTGTGAGAGGATAAAGAAGACAGTTGGACAAGTCAAGGCGGGCCGCGGGCGTAATTTAGGCTGGGTTGGCACTAGCAGTCATCATTCACTCCCGTCGTTTGAACACAGCAACGAGACCAGTTACGCGTCATTACGCACGACCAACTACAGAAACGATTCGGAGAACAAGGTTACCACCAAAAATAAATCGTTTACAGACTTTACCATACGACACGCTTGGGACCTTGACACGGCGCAGGCGAACTTTCATCCGTTTAGTGTAGACCAGACTACCGTGATCGGTTTCGAGGCGGAGATAGCGGTGGTGTCCAAACCGGCCATGATCGCGTCACAGCTCGGAAGCAGCGAGGCGCTTCCGGAGATGTGCTCACCAGCAGGTCTTCATAGCCACGTCAGTAAAGTGGACATAGTCACCTGTACCTTCAGCACACTAAGCTCCTGTCAATCGGAGAAGTGCCTCTGA